A stretch of DNA from Octopus bimaculoides isolate UCB-OBI-ISO-001 chromosome 23, ASM119413v2, whole genome shotgun sequence:
aactgccatttctagcaaaagGTGATGCAAAGGACGTTATCAAAGCTCAGGAGTAGCAGTGAGAGTTGATAGATGTACGTGAAAATCGTTCACGCACTCCCTATGCTGAAAGACGAAAAAGCAGCTGGAACAAGCTTGAGGGGCTATCTTTCGTAAACAAAAGCATGTGCTTCAGttgacaataattataattaaaatgaaagataGCCGGCTTGAGGAGTTTCCTGACCGGAAAATTGTTTcccaaataatgataatatgacaTGGAAACCAGAATTGACAAATGTTACTAATTTtgctgttaaaaaaatatttaaaccttTTAACGTAGTGGCATAACGATTGATTGAAAAACGGCGTTACTTTGGTAGCTGGACGACTTCTTTATTTTTCCAAACggtttttagtagaaagtgggttatacatctttagattgtataactgactttctactataaaattaaagaaatacaacggaacgctgaactccagactaaacaacttaaacaacatttatttacttggtaaaacatacaaatctttagttatacatctttagaggtgagtataatgagctgtcgagtataagaccgaaagatgtagagacagctttaaacacacgtccttgctcaatcgctggccagcgtgaaagagaatgaattgatcgggaaacgcttgctttattaattctacgcatgcgaaGGCGTTACTACAGGTTCTAATGTTGGCTGCATATATTTCACTTCGGTTGGTCActagtttttttctctctgggGTGCAGCCTCTCGTATTTTCTGGACCACTTCTTTAGTCACGTCCAACAAATCATTGGGATATCTTTTTTTTACACGATTCGTACAGTTTATCAAGAACTTTTGCCAACCTAATATGGCCTGGCATGTCTTGTACCCACTTATATATGAACACTAGCAGGTGTCCTCCAAAAACTCtagccacttttttttttttttttccattgtacTTTATGTATCTCTTTCTATTGGGGTTTGGTTTGGGAGTGGACTGGTGAAATTTTTCttatgtgcatgcctgtgtggttgttgttttctttgttatgagcagggttagcaagctgtttttattagtGGAACGTTAGACATTcaagaaacttccaagagaaacgttaagcttcttgaataattaagaatcgaGTCTCATGACACACATGATTGGAGAAACTTAGAAAGGGAGGTTACTCTGGAGAAACTGAggaagggaagttactctaaaaTCTTTCTTGCAAGGAAGTTCATTCAACTATCTAGCTACTGCTACAAGTCTTTAATTCAAGccttttatttacaaaaaaaaaagaaaaaaaaaaaaaaaaaaaaaaaaaaaaaaaaaaaaccttcctcCAATCTATATGAAGCTTGGTATTATGAAGCAGTTTGTTGAAGTTCTGGATAAAGACAGACCgtttttttcactatttttgcAACATATTTCCCAGTCTCAGCAGCAGAAAGATAAATGCTGGAGTATTTGATGAGCCTCAGATCAGAAAATTTATGAAAGATGAGAAAATGAAACATGAAACTTatttgtgatagttgtaaataactTTCTGGGAAACAAGAAAGCAGCCAGTTATGCTAAAATAGTCGACAACATGCTGGAGAATTTTTAAATGTTGACGGCAAATATGAGCATAAAGTTGCACTACCCCCAGAGTCACCATGATGAATTCCCTAAAAATCTTGGTGACACAAGTGACAAGCATGGAGAACATTTTCATCAGGACATAAAATCAATGGAACAAAGCTATCAAGGCAAATGGGACTTTATACGATGATGGACTATTACTAGAACTCGGCTCATGATTTTCTTGGGGTTCGTCACTCAAGCAAAGTATCCAAACAGATATTCATGGGAAATTAggcataaaataatgatataatttgcCTATAGAAATTAGAAGATTTTTAATAGTTCTTCagtagaattttaagaaaacattctGGTTTTGAAGGAAAATCAAttgctatgtatgtttgtatgttatacTTTATTCCTCATAAGCTGTTTTATTGAAAGAACAATGAAATTCTATGTATCCAGTATCTTAAAATCTTGACATGATGATATCACGTGGATATCATTTTCAGATTCTGTGTGTCAAAAAACTCCTGTCTCACAACAAAGTTTTTTTTACCTGTCATgaaaaaatttttctttgttgatccttgttatatttccttttttaaaataaaacactatGTTTTCTTTTTGACTCATCATCATAGCATTTTCACCAAAATTACTTCGGCTTATTATCAACGTATCACATTCAGTCAGAATATATTGGTCCATAAGGATCTTCCTTACACTATCACACTTATTTTTCACCGCTTTACGTGGCTGATCCACATGAATTATTTCCCCAGGGCTGTACATGATTTGAGAAGCAAATTCTTTTAAAGCTATCTCCTGTATCTGTTTTGAGTCTGTTGTCACAAATATTTTGTACTTGCTGGTGTTGTTGTATTTACTTAAGAAGTTCCAGACAATCTGAACATCTGATATTGACAGCTTCCGTTCATCATATGTCATTGCAGGGTTCCGTCCAATTCGAATCTGAGCACACACCAGATGTATATTTGGCTCGGGGATAATGACTTCAAAGAATTTGTCAAACCTCTCTTGAACATGATTACTGAAGCGaaacaataaattcattattttaccAAATACGTTTCCGTATGGCATTTGTGATGCCCAAAGAAGTTGTTTTTTATAGCGAGGATTCTCTATTAAGGCGTGAAAATAGATTACATTTGTTGTCACATAGAGGACATTTTGAGGGTGACTTCTTTCTAAGTCTGCTGATTGTAAAGAGGAAGCGTACCTTTTGTTGCCAATCAAACGGAGGTGATGGCTTTTTAGGCCCTGCAACTCTTTTGGGCCAATTGTCCAGTTAATTTTGTTTGGTTGAAGATAATTAGCAAAATTACAAGGTTTTGAATTAATGATGCCAAAACGACGACCCATGGCTTGTGCTATTAAATATACAGACACTATTCCATGCTGCCTATCTCCCCAACCTCCACACTCTAGATTATTAACacagtaataaataatatatttagttttgttgtttaacTGAACCAATTCCTGTTTCTTCTTGCTTacagttttgttatttatatgaTGCACTTCATGATTTGGAAATTCCTTAGAATCATTTATAAACGTTTGGTTGTGTTTGATTAATGTTGTCCCTCTATATTGGTTCCAGGCAAACAGTAGAAAGAAGCTGCTGACCACAGCAATGAATCCAAAGACTTGAAtctagaaatgataaaaaaaaaatgaaagtgaaaaaatgACAACTTAGTAATATAATACcataaacaaataggaaatagtcTTCTATTGCAATTTTTAGTTTTTCAGTTTTTACTAGctttataggtacaggcatggctgtatggttaagaagtttgcttcccaaccacaaagtttcaggttcagtcccactgcatggcacctagggtaagggtcttcaac
This window harbors:
- the LOC128250609 gene encoding uncharacterized protein LOC128250609, producing MHTSHQDVLPVTNHYLFQIQVFGFIAVVSSFFLLFAWNQYRGTTLIKHNQTFINDSKEFPNHEVHHINNKTVSKKKQELVQLNNKTKYIIYYCVNNLECGGWGDRQHGIVSVYLIAQAMGRRFGIINSKPCNFANYLQPNKINWTIGPKELQGLKSHHLRLIGNKRYASSLQSADLERSHPQNVLYVTTNVIYFHALIENPRYKKQLLWASQMPYGNVFGKIMNLLFRFSNHVQERFDKFFEVIIPEPNIHLVCAQIRIGRNPAMTYDERKLSISDVQIVWNFLSKYNNTSKYKIFVTTDSKQIQEIALKEFASQIMYSPGEIIHVDQPRKAVKNKCDSVRKILMDQYILTECDTLIISRSNFGENAMMMSQKENIVFYFKKGNITRINKEKFFHDR